Proteins encoded in a region of the Trypanosoma brucei gambiense DAL972 chromosome 4, complete sequence genome:
- a CDS encoding ribosomal protein L3, mitochondrial, putative: MSHCKFEHPRHGHLGFLPRKRSRQIRGRARSFPKDDPSQKPHLTSFMVYKAGMTHIVRDVDRPGSKVNKKEVVEPVTILEAPPMVVVGIVGYRQTPVGHKTIGTVWAHHTSVEFRRRFYKNWKQSAQLAFTKRKQFARTTEGRLAEARTLKAFEKKADIIRVVAHTQLRKLRNNRVGVKKAHVSEIQINGGTIAQKIELAKSLLEKEVRIDSVFQQSEACDVCAVTKGHGFTGVVKRWGVACLPRKTHRGLRKVACIGAWHPSRVMYTVARAGQHGYHHRTHLNKKIYQLGRAVSMEPNQATTAYDLTAKTITPMGGFVGYGTVRNDYVMLKGSVAGPRRRVITLRRPMAPQTSRKLTEKITLKFIDTSSKIGHGRFQTKKEKSQWYGPLKKDRIRREERLRKERAARAAERKAKGGATTTAAPRKSKK; encoded by the coding sequence ATGTCTCACTGCAAGTTCGAGCACCCCCGTCACGGCCATCTTGGGTTCCTTCCCCGCAAACGCAGCCGTCAGATTCGTGGCCGAGCACGTTCTTTCCCCAAGGATGATCCCTCACAGAAACCTCATCTCACCAGTTTCATGGTGTACAAGGCTGGTATGACGCATATTGTGCGTGATGTCGACCGTCCGGGGTCAAAGGTGAACAAGAAAGAGGTTGTGGAACCAGTGACAATTCTTGAGGCACCGCCGATGGTTGTTGTCGGAATTGTTGGCTATCGGCAGACACCTGTGGGCCACAAGACGATTGGCACCGTGTGGGCACACCACACCAGCGTGGAATTCCGCCGGCGCTTCTACAAGAACTGGAAACAGTCCGCACAGCTCGCCTTCACGAAGCGCAAGCAGTTCGCTCGCACAACAGAGGGACGTCTCGCTGAAGCACGGACGTTGAAGGCATTCGAAAAGAAGGCTGACATCATCCGTGTGGTGGCACACACGCAACTCCGCAAGCTGCGCAACAACCGCGTTGGTGTGAAGAAGGCTCACGTAAGCGAGATCCAAATTAACGGCGGCACCATTGCGCAGAAGATTGAACTCGCCAAATCGCTACTTGAGAAGGAAGTTCGCATCGACTCTGTGTTCCAACAATCGGAGGCATGTGACGTGTGCGCTGTGACTAAGGGCCATGGTTTCACTGGTGTCGTGAAACGTTGGGGTGTTGCGTGCCTACCACGTAAAACTCACCGTGGTCTACGTAAGGTTGCGTGCATTGGCGCATGGCATCCGTCTCGTGTCATGTACACCGTTGCTCGTGCTGGTCAGCATGGTTACCACCACCGTACACACCTCAACAAGAAGATTTACCAGCTCGGTCGTGCAGTTTCCATGGAACCCAACCAAGCCACAACTGCTTATGATCTTACCGCTAAGACCATCACTCCGATGGGTGGTTTTGTTGGCTACGGTACTGTCCGCAATGACTACGTGATGCTGAAGGGTTCTGTTGCCGGTCCTCGTCGCCGTGTCATCACACTCCGTCGCCCCATGGCCCCGCAAACATCGCGCAAACTCACGGAGAAGATTACGCTGAAGTTTATCGACACAAGCAGTAAAATCGGTCATGGTCGATTCCAgacgaagaaggaaaagagccAGTGGTATGGTCCACTCAAGAAGGATCGCATCCGCCGCGAGGAGCGCCTCCGAAAGGAACGTGCTGCCCGTGCCGCGGAGCGCAAGGCGAAAGGTGGCGCCACCACAACCGCAGCCCCGAGGAAATCGAAGAAGTAA
- a CDS encoding selenocysteine-tRNA-specific elongation factor,putative: MTEVNDVASVNINIGILGHVDSGKTSLARALSSTASTAAFDKSPESQRRGITLDLGFSATCVPTEGIAPDLFNAGIQQVQCTFVDCPGHASLIRTVLGGAQIIDMMILVIDACKGIQTQTAECIVIGEVLCKPLVLVINKVDAIQGSTSEEKRAAIDKLRKRLQKTFERTRWPSVAMVEVAAAPRREESGGTTCEGCMMSPINVEKVLPAVLNLVDADTIKRNKEAPLRPEDFVMMVDHCFALKGQGTVFTGTILRGQVSVGDSVVIPESHVVKKVKGLQVFRKPVQMARRGDRVGLSVVQFDAEGMERGLLCSALQQQQRQRSRADQAVHPVPVFESASVMVAEVSRVRFHQLPCNVHTKFHINIGHSTVMGTMRFFSRPTVCLPSDSQAGEELAEEPPFDLMQESQYVEELGEEAFITFECPSEDKHRWPGRPIAVKRGPLTYFAIVLLEKPILAAIGTPLIAARLDVERENMCRIALAGRVRALLHDDKDDAVMWRSMPIVRYKSRSLVVERVVSDRSCIASGVVTSEMHEARSGGGMSTNKKERDTKVKDALHAEVQKFIGLTVYFRPTSGDDGCCVNENAPEGLREGIIDSAFGKTGKVKLVFKEPVFAVDDRGAEPGKGKRNEVIFLSEGVVELTLKKYPLALHSQLQQ, from the coding sequence ATGACAGAAGTTAATGATGTTGCCTCTGTAAACATTAACATCGGAATTCTAGGTCATGTAGACAGTGGAAAGACATCGCTTGCACGCGCGCTTTCATCAACTGCTTCAACAGCAGCATTTGACAAGAGTCCTGAGAGTCAGCGCCGAGGCATAACACTCGACCTTGGCTTTAGCGCCACTTGCGTTCCTACGGAGGGCATTGCGCCGGATTTGTTTAACGCTGGTATTCAACAGGTCCAATGTACTTTTGTTGATTGCCCCGGACACGCATCGCTCATTCGTACTGTATTGGGAGGGGCGCAAATTATAGACATGATGATTCTTGTCATTGATGCTTGCAAGGGTATACAGACGCAGACAGCGGAGTGCATAGTGATTGGCGAGGTCCTGTGCAAACCACTCGTCCTTGTGATCAACAAAGTTGACGCTATCCAGGGGTCTACGAGCGAAGAGAAGCGGGCAGCAATCGATAAACTGCGGAAGCGCCTGCAAAAGACATTCGAACGAACCAGATGGCCATCTGTGGCGATGGTTGAGGTCGCTGCCGCACCGCGTCGCGAAGAGTCGGGTGGTACAACGTGTGAGGGCTGTATGATGAGTCCAATCAACGTGGAGAAGGTGTTACCGGCCGTCCTGAACCTTGTCGACGCGGATACGATcaaaagaaataaggaaGCTCCGTTGAGGCCGGAGGACTTCGTGATGATGGTTGACCACTGCTTTGCACTGAAAGGCCAAGGTACCGTGTTCACCGGCACCATTCTCCGCGGACAGGTAAGCGTAGGGGACAGCGTTGTCATCCCTGAGTCTCATGTggtaaagaaagtgaaggggTTGCAAGTGTTCCGCAAGCCCGTGCAGATGGCCCGCCGTGGTGACCGCGTTGGACTCTCTGTTGTACAGTTTGATGCTGAAGGAATGGAGCGCGGTTTGCTTTGTAgtgcgctgcagcagcaacagcggcagcggaGCCGCGCAGACCAGGCGGTTCATCCTGTGCCAGTGTTTGAAAGTGCCTCTGTGATGGTTGCGGAGGTTAGTCGTGTTCGGTTCCATCAGCTGCCGTGCAACGTGCACACCAAGTTTCATATAAACATTGGTcactctacggtgatgggaACCATGCGGTTTTTCAGTCGCCCGACTGTTTGCCTCCCCAGCGACTCGCAAGCTGGGGAGGAATTAGCGGAGGAGCCCCCTTTCGACCTAATGCAAGAAAGTCAGTACGTGGAGGAGTTGGGTGAGGAGGCGTTCATCACGTTTGAATGCCCTTCCGAAGACAAGCATCGGTGGCCCGGCCGACCCATCGCTGTCAAGCGTGGGCCGTTGACATATTTCGCCATCGTACTGCTTGAGAAACCCATCTTGGCAGCTATTGGGACCCCACTAATAGCGGCCCGACTTGATGTGGAACGAGAAAACATGTGCCGGATAGCACTCGCGGGGCGCGTCCGTGCGCTTCTGCATGATGATAAAGACGATGCCGTGATGTGGCGGTCGATGCCCATCGTTCGATACAAGTCCCGGTCGTTAGTAGTGGAACGCGTGGTGAGTGACAGGTCGTGTATTGCCAGTGGCGTCGTTACTTCGGAGATGCATGAGGCTAGGAGCGGTGGTGGTATGAGCACCAataagaaggagagggaTACGAAAGTTAAGGATGCACTTCATGCTGAGGTACAGAAATTCATTGGGCTTACGGTTTACTTTCGGCCAACGAGCGGGGATGATGGATGCTGCGTTAATGAGAACGCGCCGGAGGGCTTAAGGGAAGGCATCATTGACTCCGCGTTCGGCAAGACGGGGAAGGTGAAACTGGTATTCAAGGAACCCGTATTCGCTGTGGACGACCGAGGGGCGGAACCCGGTAAAGGAAAGCGAAACGAAGTGATCTTCCTTTCTGAGGGCGTTGTGGAGCTCACGCTCAAAAAATACCCACTTGCACTCCACAGTCAGCTTCAGCAGTAG